The [Bacillus] selenitireducens MLS10 genome includes a region encoding these proteins:
- a CDS encoding permease, giving the protein MSKPNQSLIGKDLLGIGLLFVFLLLFLFSDQVSDLELIEAVPNAWLNVNTIFLSIVLEAIPFILLGVFISALIQLYVSEETIQRFLPSNAWAALVPAAMLGAIIPLCECAIVPVVRRLIKKGMPLHVGVVFLVAAPILNPVVFLSTYFAFRDNQAILYSRMGLAFVLAIIIGAVLYLVFRNRPQQLRSSIHEGLSSHHVHVHLTPPKQGQALMKRLKDILHHASDEFFMMGKYLILGAFIAAMFQTFLDRSLLHAIGSDQVSSTLVMMGFAYLLSLCSEADAFVASSFGAQFTDTSIVAFLVYGPMLDLKNTFMLFAFFKARFVIIFMATVTFVVFAGVMLLSGWIL; this is encoded by the coding sequence ATGTCCAAACCGAATCAGAGTCTGATTGGCAAGGATCTCCTTGGCATCGGACTGCTGTTTGTCTTTCTCCTTTTATTTTTATTCAGCGATCAGGTCAGTGACCTTGAATTAATCGAAGCCGTGCCCAATGCGTGGCTGAATGTGAATACGATCTTTCTCAGCATCGTCCTTGAAGCGATCCCGTTCATCCTGCTCGGGGTGTTTATTTCAGCTCTGATTCAGCTGTACGTTTCAGAAGAAACGATCCAGCGCTTTTTGCCGTCAAACGCCTGGGCTGCCCTCGTGCCTGCGGCGATGCTCGGGGCAATCATTCCTCTTTGTGAATGTGCCATCGTGCCTGTCGTCCGGCGACTCATCAAAAAAGGCATGCCCCTTCATGTCGGGGTTGTCTTTCTCGTTGCCGCACCGATCCTGAATCCTGTCGTGTTTCTCTCAACCTACTTCGCCTTTCGGGATAACCAGGCGATTTTATACAGCCGGATGGGTCTTGCGTTCGTCCTCGCCATCATCATCGGTGCTGTCCTGTATCTCGTTTTCCGCAACCGGCCCCAACAGCTCCGTTCCTCGATTCACGAGGGGCTCAGCAGTCACCATGTGCACGTGCATCTGACACCGCCGAAACAGGGACAGGCACTCATGAAGCGGCTGAAGGATATTCTGCATCACGCATCAGACGAGTTCTTTATGATGGGCAAATACCTCATTCTCGGTGCTTTCATTGCCGCGATGTTCCAGACGTTCCTCGACCGCAGTCTCCTGCATGCCATCGGCTCCGATCAGGTAAGTTCAACCCTCGTCATGATGGGCTTTGCCTACCTGCTGTCTCTGTGCTCTGAGGCCGACGCCTTCGTCGCATCGTCCTTCGGTGCTCAGTTTACCGATACGTCGATCGTCGCCTTTCTCGTCTACGGACCGATGCTCGATTTGAAAAACACGTTCATGCTGTTTGCCTTTTTCAAAGCCCGTTTTGTCATCATCTTTATGGCAACGGTCACCTTCGTTGTCTTCGCCGGCGTGATGCTTCTCTCCGGCTGGATTCTGTAA
- a CDS encoding IS1595-like element ISBse1 family transposase produces MRTTDILKTIQKLNPAEKHRLREYLIDALTASSSTGTVLEEISERKHKDGYRCPDCESEHIVRFGNYPIIADGEEVKKQRYRCKACRRTFTDLTNTALYRTRHLNRWMKFIECMIEGYSLRKSAELIGGVTHVTLFYWRHKLLSALKQTEISNFQGIVEMDETYFLYSEKGQKKIEDRKPRKRGGSAKKRGISNEQVCVLVARDREKVTFSQALGMGRLTKEQLDKSIGHKLSKENVLCTDGWRAFKVYAFEKEMDIYQFKSDGNIRTKGLYHIQNVNNYHRRLKGWIQRFNGVATKYLNNYLAWFQVLESIHHQRNEVTMKDMIIKGNLIPNKETYDTLRLSKFTV; encoded by the coding sequence GTGAGAACAACCGATATCCTTAAAACCATTCAAAAACTTAATCCAGCGGAAAAGCATCGGTTACGGGAATATTTAATCGATGCCCTTACTGCGTCATCGTCAACAGGAACGGTGCTGGAGGAAATCTCTGAACGGAAGCATAAGGACGGTTATCGTTGTCCTGATTGCGAGTCAGAGCATATTGTGCGGTTTGGTAATTACCCTATTATCGCGGACGGTGAAGAAGTGAAGAAACAGCGTTATCGCTGTAAGGCTTGTCGAAGGACGTTCACCGACCTTACTAATACAGCATTATATCGAACTCGTCATCTTAATCGTTGGATGAAGTTTATTGAATGTATGATAGAAGGCTATTCGCTTCGTAAATCGGCGGAGTTGATTGGAGGCGTTACTCACGTCACATTATTTTATTGGCGGCATAAGCTCCTCTCTGCATTAAAACAGACGGAAATCTCAAATTTCCAAGGTATCGTTGAAATGGACGAGACCTATTTTCTGTACTCTGAAAAAGGACAAAAAAAGATTGAAGATAGAAAGCCTCGAAAGCGTGGTGGTTCCGCAAAGAAACGGGGCATAAGCAACGAACAGGTATGTGTCCTCGTTGCAAGAGACCGCGAAAAGGTCACATTTTCCCAAGCGTTAGGAATGGGTCGGTTAACAAAAGAGCAATTAGATAAATCCATCGGGCATAAACTTTCCAAAGAGAATGTGTTATGTACCGATGGTTGGCGTGCATTTAAAGTCTATGCCTTTGAAAAAGAGATGGACATTTATCAGTTCAAGTCTGACGGTAACATTCGCACAAAGGGGCTTTATCACATCCAAAACGTCAACAACTACCACCGCCGACTGAAAGGTTGGATACAACGCTTTAACGGTGTCGCCACCAAATATCTGAACAATTACCTTGCGTGGTTTCAAGTGTTAGAAAGCATCCATCATCAGCGAAACGAAGTTACAATGAAAGATATGATAATTAAAGGGAATTTAATTCCAAACAAAGAAACTTATGATACACTTAGATTATCCAAATTCACTGTATAA
- a CDS encoding LuxR C-terminal-related transcriptional regulator: MLTHEEAVMITLNQHAKSLNSIKPVMHIAPASEQDIDAKTLFIHLTEDTELDHVNRLIQRFVHHQRVICVLETGTYRDIPGLIHLPIHGITTFKHLQSDYDTINEAVDQGYFYMDFEFHAHVIRAMDRLKQPAESISSFILHPHNPIYELNQTEKYVLEGLANGQSPKTIAEEKGCSLSTIYLASMNIVRHFDAIDRTDAVVKAIRQNYLCPEHVVPPA, translated from the coding sequence ATGCTGACACATGAAGAAGCCGTCATGATCACCTTGAATCAACATGCCAAAAGTCTGAACAGCATAAAGCCTGTCATGCATATAGCACCCGCGTCCGAGCAGGATATTGATGCAAAAACACTCTTTATTCATCTGACAGAAGACACCGAACTCGATCACGTCAACCGTCTGATCCAGCGTTTCGTCCATCACCAGCGGGTTATTTGTGTCCTTGAGACCGGCACATACAGGGATATCCCCGGCCTTATTCATCTGCCGATCCACGGTATCACAACATTCAAACATCTCCAGTCCGACTACGACACGATCAATGAGGCCGTCGATCAGGGGTATTTCTACATGGATTTTGAATTTCACGCCCATGTTATTCGTGCCATGGATCGATTAAAACAGCCTGCAGAATCGATATCTTCGTTTATTTTGCATCCGCATAACCCCATCTACGAGCTGAACCAGACGGAAAAATACGTCCTTGAAGGCCTTGCAAACGGGCAATCCCCAAAAACCATTGCAGAAGAAAAAGGCTGCTCTCTCTCCACCATTTACCTCGCCTCCATGAACATCGTCCGCCATTTCGACGCCATTGACCGCACCGATGCGGTCGTGAAGGCGATCCGTCAGAACTATCTCTGCCCGGAACACGTGGTTCCGCCTGCCTGA
- the ppdK gene encoding pyruvate, phosphate dikinase, whose product MTKLVYAFHEGQKDMKELLGGKGANLAEMTRIGLPVPEGFTISTKACSDYYDHDGQISEALTDQVMTALKELESKTGKTLGGSDQPLLVSVRSGSVFSMPGMMDTVLNLGMNDETVDVVAGLTDNARFAYDSYRRFIQMFSDVVLGVESFFFEQELSKFRREKGYESDPELSAADWKEVIEAYKKIVKRHTKTPFPQDPKEQLFLSIKAVFDSWNNQRAVIYRNLNDIPHHLGTAVNIQSMVFGNMGDDSGTGVAFTRDPSTGEAKLYGEYLINAQGEDVVAGIRTPQPIASLQRDLPDVFEQFIDTANRLEAHYGDMQDIEFTVENRKLFILQTRNGKRTAQAAIRIAVEMVHEGVIDKEQALLRVDPEQLDQLLHPRIDHSDDVEKLTKGLPASPGAATGQVVFDPDEAELLKGKGQNVILVRTETTPDDIHGIVAAEAVVTSRGGMTSHAAVVARGMGKACICGCGEMQIDMKAKSFRVGNTTVNHLDTITIDGGTGEVMLGEATMIPPQLSDEFETILQWADETRRLGIRTNADTPQDAQKAVEFGAEGIGLCRTEHMFMDPERVPVVREMILADDLDNRQKALDRLLPMQVEDFTGIFRAMGPRPVTIRLLDPPLHEFLPDKEELLVGITRMEIQDPGAPELAEKKKILKSVRLLDEFNPMLGHRGCRLGMVYPEIYEMQSRAIFKATAALSEEGVEVQPEVMIPLVGHVQELKAMRKVVEDAAIAVTEETGVSFTYTVGTMIEIPRAALTADAIAEEADFFSFGTNDLTQTTFGYSRDDAESKFLQHYLDHGVLEHNPFAVLDTEGVGKLVETGVTLGRKTKPGLKTGICGEHGGEKRSIAFCHETGLDYVSCSPYRVPLARLAAAQAKVNESSRTVNV is encoded by the coding sequence ATGACAAAACTCGTATACGCCTTTCACGAAGGCCAAAAAGACATGAAGGAACTGCTTGGAGGGAAAGGGGCCAACCTTGCGGAAATGACCCGCATCGGTTTGCCGGTCCCGGAAGGCTTCACCATTTCCACAAAGGCGTGCAGCGATTACTACGATCACGACGGGCAGATTTCCGAAGCCCTCACCGATCAGGTCATGACGGCTCTCAAAGAGCTCGAAAGCAAAACCGGCAAGACCCTCGGCGGCAGTGATCAGCCGCTTCTCGTCTCCGTCCGGTCCGGTTCCGTATTCTCCATGCCGGGCATGATGGATACCGTATTAAACCTCGGGATGAACGACGAGACCGTGGACGTCGTCGCCGGTCTGACGGACAATGCCCGGTTCGCCTACGACTCCTACCGCCGCTTTATTCAGATGTTCAGTGATGTCGTCCTTGGTGTGGAGAGCTTCTTCTTTGAGCAGGAGCTCAGCAAATTCCGCCGGGAAAAGGGCTATGAAAGCGATCCGGAACTCTCTGCGGCGGACTGGAAAGAAGTGATTGAAGCCTACAAAAAAATCGTCAAACGGCACACGAAAACCCCGTTTCCGCAGGATCCGAAGGAACAGCTCTTCTTATCCATTAAAGCGGTCTTTGATTCCTGGAACAACCAGCGGGCCGTCATCTACCGGAACTTAAACGACATCCCGCACCACCTCGGCACCGCCGTCAACATTCAAAGCATGGTGTTTGGCAATATGGGTGATGATTCCGGCACGGGTGTAGCCTTCACCCGGGATCCGTCCACCGGCGAAGCGAAACTGTACGGTGAGTACCTCATCAACGCCCAGGGGGAAGACGTCGTCGCCGGGATCCGCACACCGCAGCCAATCGCTTCCTTACAGCGGGATCTTCCTGACGTCTTCGAGCAGTTCATCGATACGGCGAATCGGCTTGAAGCCCACTACGGGGATATGCAGGACATTGAATTCACCGTCGAAAACCGCAAGCTCTTCATCCTTCAGACCCGAAACGGCAAACGGACCGCCCAGGCCGCGATCCGCATCGCTGTCGAAATGGTCCATGAAGGCGTCATCGATAAAGAGCAGGCCCTTCTCCGGGTCGATCCGGAACAGCTCGATCAGCTCTTGCATCCGCGGATTGATCATTCCGACGACGTCGAAAAGCTCACAAAAGGGCTTCCTGCGTCACCGGGTGCCGCCACTGGCCAGGTCGTGTTTGACCCTGATGAAGCGGAGCTTTTAAAAGGCAAAGGCCAAAACGTCATCCTCGTCCGCACGGAAACGACCCCTGACGACATTCACGGCATCGTCGCCGCAGAAGCAGTTGTCACTAGCCGGGGCGGCATGACAAGTCACGCAGCCGTCGTTGCACGGGGCATGGGCAAGGCGTGCATTTGCGGATGCGGCGAGATGCAGATCGACATGAAGGCCAAGTCGTTCCGCGTCGGTAACACAACCGTCAACCACCTCGACACGATCACGATCGACGGCGGCACCGGCGAAGTCATGCTCGGTGAAGCGACGATGATCCCGCCGCAGCTCTCCGATGAGTTTGAAACGATCCTCCAGTGGGCCGACGAAACCCGCCGGCTCGGGATCCGCACGAATGCGGACACCCCGCAGGATGCACAAAAAGCCGTGGAATTCGGGGCTGAAGGAATCGGTCTGTGCCGCACGGAGCACATGTTCATGGATCCCGAGCGGGTCCCGGTCGTCCGTGAGATGATCCTCGCCGATGATCTCGACAACCGGCAAAAGGCCCTCGACAGACTGCTTCCGATGCAGGTCGAAGACTTCACAGGCATCTTCAGAGCCATGGGACCGCGCCCGGTGACGATCCGTCTGCTGGATCCGCCGCTGCACGAGTTCCTCCCGGATAAAGAAGAGCTCCTCGTCGGCATCACACGGATGGAGATCCAGGACCCGGGCGCACCGGAACTCGCCGAGAAGAAAAAGATCTTAAAGAGCGTCCGGCTATTGGATGAATTCAATCCGATGCTCGGTCACCGCGGCTGCCGCCTCGGCATGGTATACCCGGAAATCTACGAGATGCAGTCAAGGGCGATTTTCAAAGCAACTGCGGCTCTTTCAGAAGAAGGGGTCGAGGTACAGCCTGAAGTGATGATTCCGCTCGTCGGTCACGTTCAGGAGTTAAAGGCGATGCGCAAGGTCGTTGAAGATGCAGCCATCGCCGTCACGGAAGAAACCGGCGTATCCTTCACATACACCGTCGGGACGATGATCGAGATCCCGAGAGCCGCTCTGACGGCAGACGCCATCGCCGAAGAAGCCGACTTCTTCAGCTTCGGAACGAACGACCTCACCCAGACGACGTTCGGGTACAGCCGGGACGATGCCGAGAGCAAGTTCCTCCAGCACTACCTCGACCACGGTGTATTGGAGCACAATCCGTTTGCCGTTCTCGATACGGAAGGCGTCGGCAAACTCGTTGAGACCGGTGTCACCCTCGGACGCAAGACGAAACCGGGTCTCAAAACCGGGATCTGCGGAGAGCACGGCGGTGAGAAACGCTCCATTGCCTTCTGTCACGAAACCGGCCTCGACTACGTCAGCTGTTCCCCGTACCGGGTTCCGCTCGCCCGACTTGCAGCTGCACAGGCGAAAGTAAATGAATCCTCAAGGACTGTAAATGTCTGA
- a CDS encoding pyruvate, water dikinase regulatory protein, with amino-acid sequence MQRPTVFVLSDSIGETAEHVAKAVASQFPDTDFLYKRIPYVSDYEDIDDAIYQAQTQPAMLIYTLVTRELKDYLDTRAKAAGIRAIDLMSPLMQEFTDTFSITPGSEPGRMRKLDDDYFRKISAIEFAVRYDDAQDPSGILKADLVITGVSRTSKTPLSMYLAHQAFKVTNIPLVPEVPVPDELYEVPPERCVGLIISPDKLNNIRQERLKTMGLRSDATYAQYERILKELDYAEAIMKRLGCPIIDVTARAVEETAHYILDVLKIERRVI; translated from the coding sequence ATGCAGCGACCAACTGTATTCGTCCTGTCCGATTCCATCGGTGAGACAGCGGAACATGTCGCCAAGGCCGTTGCCAGCCAGTTTCCGGACACGGATTTTCTGTACAAACGAATCCCGTACGTGTCCGATTACGAGGATATCGACGACGCCATTTATCAGGCACAGACACAGCCGGCGATGCTGATTTACACCCTCGTGACCCGGGAGCTGAAAGACTATCTCGATACGCGGGCAAAAGCCGCCGGGATAAGGGCCATCGATCTCATGAGCCCGCTCATGCAGGAGTTTACGGACACCTTCTCGATCACACCGGGCTCTGAGCCCGGGAGAATGCGAAAACTCGACGACGACTATTTCCGCAAAATCTCCGCCATCGAGTTCGCCGTCCGCTACGACGATGCCCAGGACCCTTCAGGTATCCTGAAAGCGGATCTCGTCATCACCGGCGTCTCCCGCACCTCCAAGACGCCCTTGTCGATGTACCTCGCCCATCAGGCTTTTAAAGTGACCAACATCCCTCTCGTGCCTGAAGTGCCTGTGCCGGATGAGCTGTACGAAGTGCCGCCTGAACGCTGCGTCGGTCTCATCATCAGTCCCGACAAGCTGAACAACATCCGCCAGGAACGGCTGAAGACCATGGGGCTCCGCTCGGATGCCACTTACGCCCAGTACGAGCGGATCTTAAAAGAACTCGACTACGCAGAAGCGATCATGAAGCGCCTCGGCTGTCCGATTATCGACGTGACGGCAAGAGCTGTGGAAGAGACCGCCCACTATATTCTCGACGTATTAAAAATCGAAAGGAGAGTCATCTGA
- a CDS encoding acetamidase/formamidase family protein, which produces MKANHTIHQHCHHTVWNHAIEPVLSVAPGESVSFEVMDASGGQFTRKSTSADVPGIDFAQVNPVTGPVYVEGAEPGDTLEVLIEEFGTLSWGWTAIIPGFGLLADEFKDPYLKIWDLDNQKTAEFLPGIELPVKPFPGTIGVALPEPGDHGIVPPRKNGGNMDIRHLTKGAKLYLPVWVTGALFSVGDTHAAQGDGEVCGTAIEAPMHIKLSFKLHKGKMIQEPRFETPGPLTTGLDEKGYYVTTGHASDLMDASKNAVRYMIEHLEKEHGISRQEAYALSSVAVDLKISEIVDVPNYLISAYLPKRIFT; this is translated from the coding sequence ATGAAGGCGAATCATACCATTCATCAGCACTGCCATCATACGGTGTGGAACCATGCCATTGAACCGGTCTTGTCCGTTGCACCAGGGGAGAGTGTGTCATTTGAAGTAATGGATGCGTCAGGCGGACAGTTTACGAGAAAATCCACGAGTGCCGATGTCCCGGGAATTGATTTTGCACAGGTGAATCCGGTGACGGGCCCGGTCTATGTGGAAGGGGCGGAGCCGGGGGATACCCTTGAAGTCCTGATTGAAGAGTTCGGCACGCTCAGCTGGGGGTGGACGGCGATTATTCCGGGATTCGGCCTCTTGGCAGACGAGTTCAAGGATCCCTATCTGAAGATCTGGGATCTCGATAATCAGAAGACCGCCGAGTTCCTTCCGGGAATCGAGCTCCCTGTCAAACCGTTTCCGGGCACGATCGGGGTGGCCCTGCCGGAGCCGGGTGATCACGGCATCGTCCCTCCGCGAAAAAACGGCGGCAACATGGATATCCGTCACTTGACGAAGGGGGCAAAGCTCTATTTGCCGGTCTGGGTTACAGGCGCGCTCTTTTCTGTCGGGGACACCCACGCGGCCCAGGGAGATGGGGAGGTGTGCGGCACGGCGATCGAAGCCCCGATGCATATCAAACTGTCGTTTAAGCTCCATAAAGGAAAAATGATTCAGGAACCGCGCTTTGAAACCCCGGGACCGTTGACGACGGGGCTCGATGAAAAGGGCTACTATGTGACGACCGGGCACGCCAGTGATCTGATGGACGCGTCAAAAAACGCCGTCCGCTATATGATTGAGCATCTTGAGAAGGAACACGGGATCTCCCGTCAGGAAGCGTACGCCTTAAGCAGCGTCGCCGTTGACCTGAAGATCAGTGAGATCGTCGATGTGCCGAACTATCTCATTTCCGCCTATTTGCCAAAACGGATCTTTACATGA
- a CDS encoding S-layer homology domain-containing protein: MKRWIQRLVKSTLLFSILMIPPVNGVLAADMPDIPKQYAAEADLLISKGVIQGYKDGTFKPENSVSRLDAAIMIGRSLGLNGEPRETGFHDVPVDHRGSGYVAEMRDHGIINGFNETTFAPYRPLSRGDMSLFLHRAFHDLKTPYDPTAFFDLSSRMQAFQSIRYMTQSGVSIGFPDGTFRPGDHVTRMQMSLFLARALNEDFRVSPVPLPEQPRIASTKTAEDTDQILTVVHNGNGRATVTYWKKDPYVWTKVRKTTNGFVGINGVSETKREGDRNAPVGSFRMPFAFGTDNPGTKMPYKPITNRSYWISNVNDPHYNTWQERSSSHAHDEHLIRYRDQYKYAMAIDYNMDNPIPGKGSAIFLHVSNGTPTLGCVSVPESMMRYFMQELGANTGIIIVENEADIYTY, translated from the coding sequence ATGAAGAGATGGATACAGAGACTCGTGAAATCAACGCTTTTATTTTCGATACTGATGATTCCTCCAGTAAACGGTGTCCTAGCTGCAGATATGCCCGACATTCCAAAACAGTATGCTGCAGAAGCAGATCTGTTAATCAGCAAGGGTGTGATTCAGGGGTATAAGGACGGAACATTTAAACCGGAAAATTCCGTTTCGAGGCTTGATGCAGCGATTATGATCGGCCGCTCTCTCGGTTTAAACGGGGAACCACGGGAAACCGGTTTTCATGATGTGCCTGTCGATCACCGCGGATCAGGATATGTCGCAGAAATGAGAGATCACGGGATTATTAATGGATTCAATGAAACAACCTTCGCCCCCTACCGCCCTTTATCAAGAGGGGATATGAGTCTCTTTTTGCACAGGGCATTTCATGATCTCAAGACGCCGTACGATCCGACTGCATTTTTTGATCTCTCTTCTCGCATGCAGGCTTTTCAAAGCATCCGATACATGACTCAGTCCGGGGTCAGTATCGGGTTCCCCGACGGCACTTTCCGGCCTGGAGATCATGTCACCCGGATGCAGATGTCCCTGTTCCTGGCGAGAGCTTTAAACGAGGACTTCCGCGTTTCCCCGGTGCCGCTCCCTGAACAGCCGAGGATCGCGTCAACCAAAACCGCCGAGGACACCGATCAGATCCTCACCGTCGTCCATAACGGGAATGGCCGGGCCACCGTCACATACTGGAAGAAAGACCCTTATGTCTGGACAAAGGTCCGAAAGACAACAAATGGTTTCGTCGGCATCAACGGAGTGAGTGAAACGAAGCGGGAAGGGGACCGAAACGCGCCTGTTGGCAGCTTCCGGATGCCGTTCGCCTTCGGTACCGACAATCCAGGAACGAAGATGCCGTACAAACCGATTACGAACCGTTCCTACTGGATCTCCAATGTGAATGATCCGCATTACAACACCTGGCAGGAACGCTCAAGTTCCCACGCACATGATGAACACCTGATCCGCTACAGGGATCAGTATAAGTACGCCATGGCCATCGACTACAACATGGATAACCCTATCCCGGGCAAGGGCAGTGCCATCTTTCTCCACGTCTCAAACGGCACCCCGACCCTCGGCTGTGTGTCCGTCCCTGAATCGATGATGCGTTATTTCATGCAGGAGCTCGGAGCCAATACGGGCATCATCATCGTCGAGAACGAAGCCGATATTTACACATATTAA
- a CDS encoding EAL domain-containing protein: MSVNVSPMHFHDPYLIDLVDSVLMETGLPPELLSLEVTESLLMNQGVNGILDRLHERYIRVSIDDFGTGYLSLAYLKTFHIDQVKIDRSFIMDIPVKDEGMIAEVIIHLANRLNLSVIAEGVETKEQLDFLQKKGCDRIQGFYYYKPLPSTELTKILFSG; this comes from the coding sequence GTGTCTGTCAACGTTTCGCCTATGCATTTTCATGACCCGTACCTGATTGATCTCGTCGATAGCGTGCTAATGGAGACGGGACTCCCGCCGGAGCTTCTCTCCCTTGAAGTCACGGAGAGCCTGCTTATGAATCAGGGAGTCAACGGGATCCTTGACCGCTTGCATGAGAGATACATCCGGGTGTCCATCGACGACTTCGGCACCGGCTATTTGTCCCTTGCGTATCTGAAGACCTTTCACATCGATCAGGTGAAGATCGACCGGTCCTTTATCATGGATATCCCTGTAAAAGATGAAGGGATGATTGCGGAAGTGATCATTCACCTTGCGAACCGCCTGAACCTCTCCGTCATCGCCGAAGGTGTCGAGACGAAAGAACAGCTTGACTTTCTGCAGAAAAAAGGGTGTGATAGAATACAGGGCTTTTATTATTACAAACCGCTACCTTCAACCGAACTGACAAAGATTTTATTTTCAGGGTAG
- a CDS encoding diguanylate cyclase domain-containing protein, producing MAQNNWTVFAVIDEEEVSEPVSALLEQSFLLLMVVTAAAGGLLYLLNCSMTVPVQNLSLAVKAYDREATGLDVLKPYLSRHDEIGTLANGLASMSRRIRHYVNTLTDKNRELETEISERTMIQTELELTLAILADSEDAFFVADSSGKLLYANTAFFELFDLNSDETVSGDIDELLDEEIIGHIHRSRTGRETEFHFRNMHLILSLSTMTYEGRTYDIGSLKDITTAKKQQWEIQSLRFYDRFTGLFNKDHFLTLVNKRLDPDVDKGGYLILINIDGFRTINEVKGLGTGSDIVLSLRDRIQRMKEQADILGRSGGDEFAPFTENPDITRFLTVLEEELSGLYPIGDEEFFVSVRMGIAAYADDGRSAEELMGSAQAALNHVKQEPNQRYAYYNNNVSEATGDEYRLLSQLRQGNEEEVFTLYYQPQINSRTGDITGIEALIRWEPDGRSVPPDVFIPVAEKHRLILPPRGVGAS from the coding sequence ATGGCTCAAAACAACTGGACCGTCTTTGCCGTCATCGATGAAGAAGAAGTGAGCGAACCCGTCTCCGCTCTTCTCGAACAGTCATTTCTTCTTCTGATGGTCGTCACCGCAGCTGCAGGAGGGCTTTTGTATCTATTGAACTGTTCCATGACCGTTCCTGTTCAGAACCTCTCACTCGCCGTAAAAGCCTATGACCGTGAAGCGACCGGCCTCGACGTCCTTAAACCGTATTTGAGTCGTCATGATGAGATCGGAACCCTCGCAAACGGCCTTGCCTCGATGAGCAGGCGCATCCGTCATTACGTCAACACCCTGACGGATAAAAACAGGGAATTGGAAACGGAAATCAGTGAGCGGACAATGATACAGACAGAGCTCGAGCTGACCCTCGCCATACTCGCAGACTCGGAAGATGCCTTCTTTGTCGCGGATTCATCAGGAAAACTGCTGTATGCCAATACCGCTTTTTTCGAGCTGTTCGATTTGAACAGCGACGAAACGGTTTCGGGAGATATAGACGAGCTCCTTGATGAAGAAATAATCGGGCACATTCACAGGAGTCGCACAGGACGGGAGACCGAGTTTCATTTCCGGAACATGCATTTGATTCTGTCTCTTTCCACCATGACGTATGAGGGGCGAACCTATGATATCGGCAGCCTGAAAGACATTACAACGGCCAAGAAACAGCAGTGGGAGATCCAGTCCCTCCGTTTTTATGACCGGTTTACCGGCCTCTTTAATAAAGACCACTTCCTCACGCTCGTGAATAAACGTCTGGACCCGGATGTGGACAAAGGCGGCTATCTGATCCTGATCAACATTGACGGCTTTCGGACAATCAATGAGGTAAAAGGGCTCGGCACCGGAAGTGACATCGTCCTTTCCCTGAGAGACCGTATACAGCGTATGAAAGAACAGGCGGATATCCTCGGCAGAAGCGGCGGAGATGAATTCGCCCCGTTCACAGAAAACCCTGATATCACCCGCTTTCTGACGGTCCTTGAAGAAGAACTGTCCGGCCTGTATCCAATCGGGGACGAAGAATTCTTTGTGAGTGTGCGGATGGGGATCGCTGCCTATGCGGATGACGGCAGGAGCGCCGAAGAACTGATGGGTTCCGCACAGGCGGCACTGAACCATGTCAAACAGGAGCCCAATCAGCGCTATGCCTATTACAACAACAACGTCTCAGAAGCAACGGGCGACGAATACCGGCTCCTCAGTCAGCTGCGTCAGGGGAATGAAGAGGAAGTCTTCACCCTTTATTACCAGCCTCAGATCAACAGCCGCACCGGAGACATTACCGGGATCGAAGCACTTATCCGCTGGGAGCCGGATGGCCGCTCTGTCCCGCCGGATGTGTTTATCCCCGTTGCGGAAAAACACCGGCTCATCCTGCCCCCTCGGGGAGTGGGTGCTTCGTGA
- a CDS encoding cache domain-containing protein: MSPPYTDFGTGEAVVTFSAPLLPDHEQGPPGAVAIDIFLADIQEELQTYGAGETGYVSLMDDTGTPLFHPDEAVLEGQKTDPLLPPTSDMQHNTDFAEQDGHLI; encoded by the coding sequence ATGTCACCGCCCTACACGGATTTCGGGACGGGTGAAGCCGTCGTAACGTTCTCAGCACCGCTGCTTCCGGATCACGAACAGGGTCCTCCGGGTGCCGTTGCCATTGATATTTTCCTCGCTGATATTCAGGAGGAACTCCAGACATATGGAGCAGGTGAAACGGGCTACGTGAGTCTGATGGATGACACGGGGACACCCCTTTTTCATCCGGATGAAGCCGTTTTGGAGGGGCAAAAGACGGATCCGCTCCTGCCACCCACAAGTGACATGCAGCACAACACAGACTTCGCCGAACAGGATGGCCACCTGATTTAA